In the genome of Cupriavidus taiwanensis, one region contains:
- a CDS encoding 3,4-dihydroxy-2-butanone-4-phosphate synthase has translation MSTANLLAPMAEVLAALAAGERVVVLEDESAEATGCVLVAAERATEADVNFMAAEARGLVCMAITEARRALLQLPPMAASQRQRERYTVSIEAASGVSTGISAADRALTLRVAAAPRARPQDLVQPGHVFPVVAQPDGVLRRAGFAEACSDLPRLVGRVAAGAYALVLDDDGELMRGPALLDFAHRHRLPAVSVSALIHHRLLTEGALRRTRSTELATPFGRFTVHAYHDAPVDALHLALVLGQPDPHTPVLTRVQAVEMQRDVLAFGTPAQPAWNLERSLERIGAEGCGVLVLLDERESPQQRLDRLSAPAAAAPAPAFAQRALGVGAQILRDVGAHKLRLLSHPVPYRAVTGFDLEVTEFVPPG, from the coding sequence ATGAGCACGGCCAACCTGCTGGCGCCGATGGCCGAAGTGCTGGCAGCGCTGGCTGCGGGCGAGCGCGTGGTGGTGCTCGAAGACGAGAGCGCGGAAGCCACCGGCTGCGTGCTGGTGGCCGCCGAGCGCGCCACCGAGGCCGACGTCAACTTCATGGCCGCCGAGGCGCGCGGCCTGGTGTGCATGGCCATCACCGAGGCGCGCCGGGCGCTGCTGCAGCTGCCGCCGATGGCCGCAAGCCAGCGCCAGCGCGAGCGCTACACCGTGTCGATCGAGGCCGCCAGCGGCGTCAGCACCGGCATCTCCGCCGCCGACCGCGCGCTGACCCTGCGCGTTGCGGCGGCGCCGCGCGCCCGGCCGCAGGACCTGGTCCAGCCTGGCCATGTCTTCCCGGTGGTGGCGCAGCCGGACGGGGTGCTGCGCCGCGCCGGCTTTGCCGAAGCCTGTTCCGACCTGCCCCGGCTGGTCGGGCGCGTGGCGGCCGGGGCCTATGCGCTGGTGCTCGACGACGACGGCGAGCTGATGCGCGGACCGGCCCTGCTGGATTTCGCCCATCGCCACCGGCTGCCGGCGGTGTCGGTCAGCGCGCTGATCCACCACCGCCTGCTGACCGAGGGCGCGCTGCGCCGCACCCGCTCGACCGAACTGGCCACGCCGTTCGGGCGCTTCACCGTGCACGCCTACCATGACGCGCCGGTGGATGCGCTGCATCTGGCGCTGGTGCTGGGCCAGCCCGACCCGCACACGCCGGTGCTGACGCGGGTGCAGGCAGTGGAGATGCAGCGCGACGTGCTGGCCTTCGGCACGCCCGCGCAGCCGGCATGGAACCTGGAGCGCTCGCTGGAGCGGATCGGCGCCGAGGGTTGCGGCGTGCTGGTGCTGCTGGATGAGCGCGAGTCGCCGCAGCAGCGGCTGGACCGGCTGAGCGCGCCGGCCGCCGCCGCGCCGGCGCCGGCCTTCGCGCAGCGCGCGCTCGGCGTCGGCGCGCAGATCCTGCGCGACGTGGGCGCGCACAAGCTGCGCCTGCTGAGCCATCCGGTACCTTACCGCGCGGTCACCGGCTTCGACCTGGAGGTGACGGAGTTTGTCCCGCCCGGCTGA
- a CDS encoding acetyltransferase, translating into MTSYFAFNGDADGLCALQQLRLAGGSHASDATLVTGVKRDIRLLERIEARAGDTVTALDISLDQNRDGLLRLLDAGVEVDYFDHHHAGNVPSHAGLRAHIDEAAQVCTSILVDRHLGGRHRRWAVTAAFGDNLGEVARAMAAQLRLDPGQTAVLERLGTCLNYNAYGECVADLHCDPAALAQHMLPFADPLDFAAQCATYTLLCEGYEDDMARARRLSPMHEVPGAALLVLPDAPWARRAIGVLANELVRGRPGDAIGLLSPRSGGGFAVSVRVPAHSATGAADFCRGFDTGGGRRLAGGINHLPDADVERFTRSFADCFGQSC; encoded by the coding sequence ATGACAAGCTACTTTGCCTTCAACGGCGACGCCGACGGCCTGTGCGCGCTGCAGCAGCTGCGCCTGGCCGGTGGTTCGCACGCCAGCGACGCCACGCTGGTTACCGGCGTCAAGCGTGATATCCGGCTGCTCGAGCGCATCGAGGCCCGTGCCGGCGATACCGTGACCGCGCTCGACATCTCGCTCGACCAGAACCGCGATGGCCTGCTGCGGCTGCTCGACGCCGGGGTGGAGGTGGACTACTTCGACCACCACCACGCCGGCAACGTGCCCTCGCATGCCGGCCTGCGCGCGCATATCGACGAGGCGGCGCAGGTCTGCACCAGCATCCTGGTCGACCGCCACCTGGGCGGGCGCCACCGGCGCTGGGCGGTCACCGCCGCCTTTGGCGACAACCTCGGCGAGGTGGCGCGCGCGATGGCGGCGCAACTCCGCCTGGACCCGGGCCAGACCGCGGTGCTGGAACGGCTCGGCACCTGCCTGAACTACAACGCGTACGGCGAGTGCGTGGCCGACCTGCATTGCGACCCCGCCGCGCTGGCACAGCACATGCTGCCGTTTGCCGACCCGCTGGACTTCGCCGCGCAGTGCGCCACCTACACCCTGCTGTGCGAGGGCTACGAGGACGACATGGCCCGGGCGCGCCGCCTTTCGCCCATGCATGAGGTGCCCGGCGCCGCGCTGCTGGTGCTGCCCGACGCGCCGTGGGCACGGCGCGCGATCGGCGTGCTCGCCAACGAGCTGGTGCGCGGGCGTCCCGGCGATGCCATCGGCCTGCTGTCGCCCCGCTCCGGCGGCGGCTTTGCGGTCAGCGTGCGGGTGCCGGCGCACAGTGCCACCGGCGCGGCGGATTTCTGCCGCGGCTTCGACACCGGCGGCGGCCGGCGCCTGGCCGGCGGCATCAACCACCTGCCCGACGCCGACGTGGAGCGCTTCACGCGCAGCTTTGCCGACTGCTTCGGCCAGTCATGCTGA
- a CDS encoding SDR family oxidoreductase, producing the protein MLLKDKIVIVSGIGPGLGIKLAVEAAREGARAVAIAARTEAKLEEAQARIDALGADCEVLKVVTDITDRAQSRHLAHETLRRFGRIDALVNSAFQHGNFPEPVEAADLDVWRQVFDTNVFGTMTLTQEVAALMKPQGGGAIVMINTQATRKPMPGESGYAASKGALAVAVKYLARELGPHGIRANSIFMGWMWGAPVQGYVRHAAAEQGVSEDTVIAPVTAQIALGRMPTDDDCARAALFLVSDYARAITGASLDANGGDFMP; encoded by the coding sequence ATGCTGCTGAAAGACAAGATCGTCATCGTATCCGGCATCGGCCCCGGCCTGGGCATCAAGCTGGCGGTGGAAGCGGCGCGCGAAGGCGCCCGCGCCGTGGCCATCGCAGCGCGCACCGAGGCAAAGCTGGAGGAAGCCCAGGCCCGCATCGATGCCCTCGGCGCCGATTGCGAGGTGCTGAAGGTGGTGACCGATATCACCGACCGCGCCCAGTCGCGCCACCTTGCCCACGAGACCCTGCGCCGCTTCGGCCGCATCGACGCGCTGGTCAACAGCGCCTTCCAGCACGGCAATTTCCCCGAGCCGGTGGAAGCGGCCGACCTGGACGTCTGGCGCCAGGTGTTCGACACCAATGTCTTCGGCACCATGACGCTGACGCAGGAAGTGGCGGCGCTGATGAAGCCGCAGGGCGGCGGCGCCATCGTGATGATCAACACCCAGGCCACGCGCAAGCCGATGCCGGGCGAATCCGGCTACGCCGCATCCAAGGGGGCGCTGGCGGTGGCGGTCAAGTACCTGGCGCGCGAGCTGGGGCCGCATGGCATCCGTGCCAACAGCATCTTCATGGGCTGGATGTGGGGCGCGCCGGTGCAGGGCTATGTGCGCCACGCCGCCGCCGAGCAGGGCGTGAGCGAAGACACGGTGATCGCGCCGGTGACCGCACAGATCGCGCTGGGCCGCATGCCGACCGACGACGACTGCGCGCGCGCTGCGCTGTTTCTCGTGTCAGACTACGCCAGGGCCATCACCGGCGCCTCGCTGGACGCCAATGGTGGCGATTTCATGCCCTGA
- a CDS encoding sulfotransferase family protein, producing MNAINVERLLAQASEQAGGLDDFGPGNYREALRVLSDSLSREANLSAQGAQMLEGKLRGQLVNRLVIQDFCRRHPEILQERVDDPLVIVGLPRTGTTLLQRMLATDARFSSAAWWETRYPAPLPGEDVRDPGRRIAAAREEVAQMIRFIPDILAIHPLDAMAADEEFMLMEHSFLCAMDSYANVPAYTGWLARQDHTEVYACLKTMLQFLQWQKRQRGEASTVPAQRWVLKTPQHLHTLEVLFRVFPGAQVVLTHRDPLQTIPSMASMAHTLWKLYAHDPDPVTAGRQWSEQMRRGTDHAMAVRDAMPAERFLDVRFEDTVRDPFGVAQAVYRFAGMPLTEAARAGMWAWMESNPRNQRAAHAYTPERFGLSQAQLERDFAGYRARHILNRNANE from the coding sequence ATGAACGCCATCAACGTGGAACGCCTGCTGGCGCAGGCGAGCGAGCAGGCCGGCGGCCTGGACGACTTCGGCCCGGGCAACTATCGCGAGGCGCTGCGGGTGCTGTCGGATTCGCTGTCACGCGAGGCCAACCTGTCGGCGCAAGGTGCGCAGATGCTGGAAGGCAAGCTGCGGGGCCAGCTGGTCAACCGGCTGGTGATCCAGGACTTCTGCCGGCGCCATCCGGAAATCCTGCAGGAGCGCGTGGACGATCCGCTGGTCATCGTCGGCCTGCCGCGCACCGGCACCACGCTGCTGCAGCGCATGCTGGCCACCGACGCGCGCTTCAGTTCGGCGGCCTGGTGGGAGACCCGCTATCCGGCCCCGCTGCCGGGCGAGGACGTGCGCGACCCCGGCCGGCGCATCGCCGCGGCGCGCGAAGAGGTTGCGCAGATGATCCGGTTCATCCCGGACATCCTTGCCATCCACCCGCTCGACGCGATGGCCGCCGACGAGGAATTCATGCTGATGGAGCATTCGTTCCTGTGCGCGATGGATTCCTACGCCAATGTGCCGGCCTATACCGGCTGGCTGGCGCGGCAGGACCATACCGAGGTCTATGCCTGCCTGAAGACCATGCTGCAGTTCCTGCAGTGGCAGAAGCGCCAGCGCGGCGAGGCCTCGACGGTGCCGGCGCAGCGCTGGGTGCTGAAGACCCCGCAGCACCTGCATACGCTGGAGGTGCTGTTCCGCGTGTTCCCGGGCGCGCAGGTGGTGCTGACCCACCGCGATCCGCTGCAGACCATCCCGTCGATGGCGAGCATGGCGCATACGCTGTGGAAGCTGTACGCCCACGATCCGGATCCGGTCACGGCCGGCCGCCAGTGGAGCGAACAGATGCGGCGCGGCACCGATCACGCCATGGCCGTGCGCGACGCCATGCCGGCCGAGCGCTTCCTCGACGTGCGCTTCGAGGACACGGTGCGCGATCCGTTCGGCGTGGCGCAGGCGGTCTACCGCTTCGCCGGCATGCCGCTGACCGAGGCCGCGCGCGCCGGCATGTGGGCCTGGATGGAAAGCAACCCGCGCAACCAGCGCGCGGCGCACGCTTATACGCCGGAACGGTTCGGGCTGAGCCAGGCGCAGCTCGAGCGAGATTTCGCCGGTTACCGGGCGCGGCACATCCTGAACCGCAACGCAAACGAATGA
- a CDS encoding DUF1214 domain-containing protein, with product MATSAEDQLLSGQTWADFCDVLKRSGQQILRPEAPADALTRAEGFRYLSRLLRIALEMHVEFADPAFPGFFSPSHETAKIGADNPDNLYRYARLDGNAAYRIRGRRGTVAYLSFGTQKGGYETDGRMVQTGFIDSNKLAVEPDGSFEITLSAEPQPGNWVRMEPATNALVVRQTFLDRKAETPAQLQIERIDANGKPPALSAERLHAGLLRAAGFVEGTARIFADWAEGYGGHVNALPPADQAVCQAAGGDPNIFYYHSCWRLADDEALVVEVERVPECEFWNFQINNYWMESLDYRYHDICLNKHGARLNADGGVTVILSARDPGLPNWLETAGHHNGTMCWRWVGAAQPAHPRTRVVKLASLRENKA from the coding sequence ATGGCGACCTCCGCCGAAGACCAATTGCTGAGCGGCCAGACCTGGGCCGATTTTTGCGACGTACTGAAGCGCAGCGGGCAGCAGATCCTGCGCCCGGAAGCGCCGGCGGACGCGCTCACGCGCGCCGAAGGGTTCCGCTACCTGAGCCGCCTGCTGCGCATTGCGCTGGAGATGCATGTGGAATTTGCCGATCCGGCGTTCCCCGGCTTCTTTTCGCCCTCGCACGAGACCGCCAAGATCGGCGCGGACAATCCGGACAACCTGTACCGCTACGCGCGCCTGGACGGCAACGCGGCGTACCGCATCCGTGGCCGGCGCGGCACGGTCGCGTACCTGAGCTTCGGCACGCAGAAGGGCGGCTATGAAACCGACGGACGCATGGTCCAGACCGGCTTTATCGACAGCAACAAGCTTGCCGTGGAGCCGGACGGCAGTTTCGAGATCACGCTCAGCGCCGAGCCGCAGCCGGGCAACTGGGTGCGCATGGAGCCGGCCACCAATGCGCTGGTGGTGCGCCAGACCTTCCTCGACCGCAAGGCGGAGACGCCGGCGCAATTGCAGATCGAGCGTATCGACGCCAATGGCAAGCCGCCAGCGCTGAGCGCGGAGCGCCTGCATGCCGGACTGCTGCGCGCCGCCGGTTTTGTCGAGGGCACCGCGCGCATCTTTGCCGACTGGGCCGAGGGCTACGGCGGCCATGTCAACGCGCTGCCGCCGGCGGACCAGGCGGTGTGCCAGGCGGCGGGCGGCGATCCCAACATCTTCTACTACCACTCATGCTGGCGGCTCGCCGATGACGAGGCGCTGGTGGTCGAGGTCGAGCGGGTGCCGGAGTGCGAGTTCTGGAACTTCCAGATCAACAACTACTGGATGGAATCGCTCGACTACCGCTACCACGATATCTGCCTCAACAAGCACGGCGCCCGGCTCAACGCCGACGGCGGCGTCACGGTGATCCTCAGCGCGCGCGACCCGGGCCTGCCCAACTGGCTGGAAACCGCCGGCCATCACAACGGCACCATGTGCTGGCGCTGGGTCGGCGCGGCGCAGCCGGCGCATCCGCGCACGCGCGTGGTCAAGCTTGCATCGCTCAGGGAGAACAAGGCATGA
- the cysD gene encoding sulfate adenylyltransferase subunit CysD → MSASAGASGRRICCPLRFSTSQKSAQVWPLSNWSSAEVAICLLPWLVGAATIPSAARLLPRPGGLGNARRGPRFLSPPGRSGAGPRLATFCPCQAAAQPCAAPANQEETPMLTHLEQLEAESIHIMREVVAECENPVMLYSIGKDSAVMLHLAMKAFHPARPPFPLLHVDTTWKFREMIAFRDQTAARLGLDLRVHINPEGLARNISPHEHGSAVHTDVWKTQGLKQALDHYGFDAAFGGARRDEEKSRAKERVFSVRTAQHRWDPKMQRPELWRQYNTRKRKGESLRVFPLSNWTELDIWQYIYLNQIPIVPLYFAKERPVVERDGTLIMVDDERLPLRAGETPQLRKVRFRTLGCYPLTGAIESEADTLGGIIQEMLRATTSERQGRLIDSDSAGSMEKKKQEGYF, encoded by the coding sequence GTGAGCGCGTCCGCCGGCGCTTCCGGGCGCAGGATCTGCTGCCCGCTGCGCTTCAGTACGTCGCAAAAATCGGCCCAGGTCTGGCCGCTCAGCAATTGGTCTTCGGCGGAGGTCGCCATCTGCCTGCTCCCGTGGTTGGTCGGCGCAGCAACGATACCCAGCGCAGCACGGCTCCTTCCTCGTCCGGGTGGACTAGGAAATGCGCGCCGCGGCCCGCGATTTCTTAGTCCGCCCGGACGAAGTGGCGCAGGCCCCCGGCTCGCTACCTTTTGCCCATGCCAGGCAGCCGCACAACCCTGCGCGGCGCCGGCAAACCAAGAGGAGACCCCGATGTTGACCCACCTGGAGCAACTGGAGGCGGAGAGCATCCACATCATGCGGGAGGTGGTGGCGGAGTGCGAGAACCCCGTCATGCTCTATTCGATCGGCAAGGACAGCGCGGTGATGCTGCACCTGGCGATGAAGGCCTTCCATCCCGCGCGGCCGCCGTTTCCGCTGCTGCATGTCGATACCACGTGGAAGTTCCGCGAGATGATCGCGTTCCGCGACCAGACCGCGGCCCGGCTCGGCCTGGACCTGCGCGTGCACATCAACCCCGAAGGTCTGGCGCGCAATATCAGCCCGCACGAACACGGCTCGGCCGTCCATACCGACGTGTGGAAGACGCAGGGCCTGAAGCAGGCGCTGGACCACTACGGCTTTGACGCGGCCTTCGGCGGCGCGCGCCGCGATGAAGAGAAATCGCGCGCCAAGGAGCGCGTGTTCTCGGTGCGCACCGCCCAGCACCGCTGGGACCCCAAGATGCAGCGCCCCGAACTCTGGCGCCAGTACAACACGCGCAAGCGCAAGGGCGAGAGCCTGCGCGTGTTCCCGCTGTCGAACTGGACCGAGCTCGATATCTGGCAATACATCTACCTGAACCAGATTCCGATCGTGCCGCTGTACTTCGCAAAGGAAAGGCCTGTCGTCGAACGCGACGGCACGCTGATCATGGTCGATGACGAGCGCCTGCCGCTGCGCGCTGGTGAAACGCCGCAACTGCGCAAGGTCCGCTTCCGCACGCTGGGCTGCTACCCGCTCACCGGCGCCATCGAGAGCGAGGCCGACACGCTCGGCGGCATCATCCAGGAAATGCTGCGGGCGACCACGTCGGAGCGCCAGGGACGGCTGATCGACAGCGATTCGGCCGGTTCGATGGAGAAGAAAAAGCAGGAGGGATACTTCTGA